TGGTCTCCTGTTCATGGATAAAGTTGTTGATGAGTTCCATCAAGTTATCTGGCTGTAGGATGTCCTCCCAGAGGTAGGCGGTCTTGTGACCGTTGGGGTTCACAGGGTTCTCAATGCCTCTGTTAAATGGAAAGAACCGGGTCTCGCCATCCTGTAATCGGGTTGTCATGGAAACCTTCTCGTTGCCGACAGCAAAGTGGACCAGACACTGTTTGAATTTAAACAAAGGTTCCCTTGAATTCCGATCTGTCCGGTACTGTTTCTCCGCATCTCTCACCACCTGACCGGTGAGACTGTTCTTCAGCTCCATTGTCACAACTGGCAACCCGTTGAGGAACAAGACCATATCCAGAGACTTCTCGTTCTGCTGTGCGTAATGCAGTTGTCGAATGAGGGAGAATCGGTTCTGGGCGTAGAGGCGTTGGTGGTCGGGGTTCATGCCACTTGCGGGTTGGAAGTAAGTCAGGTTAAAATGACACCCTCTATCCCGAATACCTTTCCGCAGCACGTCCAATACGCCACGCCGTTCGACCTCTCTGCTCAAACGGTTGAGGAGGTTAACGGGTGTGTCCGGACCGTACTGGCGTTCCAGTTTCTGATATGTCTTGGGTTGTGTGTCCCGAATAAACTGCAGCGTCTCATCAGGGACGAGGCAGCGGGATCTATCGTAGTCTGTAGATTGTAACGACCGGTAGCCCGACTGATTTAGGTGTGCTTCGATGTGATCTTCAAAATCTGTTTCTGTATACGTCGGCACGGTCTACACCTCGTCAAATAGATAAGGGTTGTTCTTGGAGCATAGAGGGGGCACGTAACTCCGAATCGTCACACCATCAATCATTTCAAAGAGAGTTTAAGAAAAATGGGTATCTATTTCATCTAAACTTTGCGCGGTCATCGTTTGCTCTAAGAGTGTGTCGAGGTATGTTAGGTTGTCAATATTGCGGATTTGACGTGAAAGCGTTTCAGGCACATGCTGAAATTGGAGCTGCAGGAGTTTGAGGACGGCATCCTGTTTACCTTCTGCTTTGCCTTGTTGTATACCTTCTGCTTTGCCTTGTTGTATACCTTCTGCTTTGCCTTGTTGTATACCTTCTGCTTTGCCTTGTTGTATACCTTCTGCTTTGCCTTGTTGTATACCTTCTGCTTTGCCTTGTTGTATACCTTCTGCTTTGCCTTGTTCTCTGAGAAAATCAGCCGTTGTCTGTGCCATTGTCTCTAACTCCTTAGGGTCTTGAATGTGTTGTCTGATAATATCTACTAACGCATCGCGCTCCTCAAGAGAACGCCGGTGGAATATCAACTGCACAAAATACCGGAGTGCCTCTGCAACTTGGGGTGCAAAGCCTTCATCTACTGACACTATATGCGATACAGCAGCTGCTAAGGCTTCGCGTATCTCTTCTGTTTGCTCTGCATGCTCCTTTTGAAGCACACGGAACAACCAACCCAGCGGATGTCCGAACTGCGTCAGCACCTCTGCTTCAGTCTCCTTCACCGCTAAAAACAGCGTGTCAAAACTTGGGACGAAACGCTCCAAGATTTCAGGAATATCCATGATCGCCGTCAGGGACACCGGTACTGTCCACCGACGGTCCCCGGTATAAAGCAGGATTGGTAGGATCGGTTGTAAACGTCTTTCACTTTCAGGA
This genomic stretch from Candidatus Poribacteria bacterium harbors:
- a CDS encoding Rpn family recombination-promoting nuclease/putative transposase, encoding MNATQDTQIEHFPDRSLRRLLQDREYVRGLVQIIAPDIEAFLDFSRITYQKRSFISKALQERESDVLLSVPFQEDTDAIDTDALLIYILIEHQSTVDKTMGFRLLSYMVQIWESQRREWETEKLPESERRLQPILPILLYTGDRRWTVPVSLTAIMDIPEILERFVPSFDTLFLAVKETEAEVLTQFGHPLGWLFRVLQKEHAEQTEEIREALAAAVSHIVSVDEGFAPQVAEALRYFVQLIFHRRSLEERDALVDIIRQHIQDPKELETMAQTTADFLREQGKAEGIQQGKAEGIQQGKAEGIQQGKAEGIQQGKAEGIQQGKAEGIQQGKAEGKQDAVLKLLQLQFQHVPETLSRQIRNIDNLTYLDTLLEQTMTAQSLDEIDTHFS